A window of Thermotoga sp. contains these coding sequences:
- a CDS encoding 3-isopropylmalate dehydratase small subunit, with protein MIRGRAWRFGDNISTDHIAPGRYFHLRNNLEELAKHVLEDAMEDFAKRVQKGDIIVAGKNFGLGSSREHAARIIKIAGVSCIVAKSFARIFYRNAINVGLPVIELKEVDEINQGDELEIDLERGLLKDLTSGKEYRFNPIPKFLLEILKEDGIVNYLKKHGTFPKV; from the coding sequence ATGATAAGAGGAAGAGCCTGGAGATTCGGTGACAACATATCGACCGACCATATAGCACCGGGAAGATACTTCCACCTGAGAAACAATCTTGAAGAGCTCGCGAAACACGTCCTGGAAGATGCTATGGAAGATTTTGCAAAGAGAGTTCAAAAAGGAGACATCATAGTGGCTGGGAAGAACTTTGGCCTCGGTTCTTCCAGAGAACACGCTGCGCGAATCATTAAGATTGCAGGTGTTTCCTGTATCGTAGCGAAGTCCTTTGCGAGGATCTTCTACAGGAACGCGATCAACGTGGGACTCCCTGTTATAGAACTGAAGGAGGTCGATGAGATCAACCAGGGAGACGAACTGGAGATAGACCTCGAAAGGGGTTTGTTGAAGGATCTCACCAGCGGGAAAGAATACAGATTCAACCCGATACCAAAATTCCTTCTCGAGATCCTGAAGGAAGACGGTATCGTGAACTATTTGAAAAAGCACGGCACCTTTCCAAAGGTCTAG